In Desulfoferula mesophila, the genomic window GCCAACGTGCTGGTGGGCAACCCCTCCGGCGAGGCGGGCCTGGAGATCACCGGCGGCTTTTTCGAGGCCGAATTCACCGACGACCACGTAATCGCCATCACCGGCACCGACATGCAGCCCACCATCAACGGGCAGCCCGTGCCCATGTACACCTCGCTCAAGGTGAGCGCCGGCGACAAGATCAAGTTCCTGCACATCGGCACCACCGGCTTCCGCAGCTATTTGGCCGTGGCCGGCGGCGTGGACGTGCCCGCCTATCTGGGCAGCAAGTCCACCTGCATCTTCGGGGCCTACGGCGGCTTTGACGGCCGCCCCCTGACGCCCGGCGACGAGGTGAAGTTCGGGGCGCCCAGCGCGGACCTGGGCTCCCTGGAGGGCCGCAAGCTAAAGCCCGAGGCCATGCCCGAGCTGGTCAACCAGTGGGTGCTCCGGGCCATCCCCGGCCCCAACACCTGCCCGGACTACGCCACCGAGGAAGGCATGGACCTGCTGTTCAGCCGGGTCTCCAAGATCCAGCACACCTCCAACCGCTCGGCCTATCGCCTGGAAGAGCTGCCCATGAGCTTCTTCGCCCGGACCGACGGCGGGGTGGGCGGCAGCCATCCCTCCAACATCATCGACCACGCCTACGCCATTCGCGGGGCGCTCAACATCTGCGGCAACACCCCCATCCTGCTGGTGGCCGACGGCCCCACCCTGGGCGGCTACATGTGCGCCCTCAACGTCATCAACGCCGACCTGTGGAAAGTGGGCCAGGGCGCGCCGGGCCGGGACTTCATGAAGTTCCAGCTTTGCACCCAGGAAGAGGCCGTCCAGGCTCGTAAAGACCAGAAGAAATGGCTCAGCGAAGACTCGCTGGCCTAGTTTAGAGAGGAAAAGGATACAAACATGGAAAAAAGCGTAAACGCCATCATGCCCGGTCTGTGCGCCCGAGTGGTTGTCAACGAGGGCGACAAGGTCTCCGCGGGTCAGGAAGTCGCGGTTATCAACTGCATGAAGACCGAGATTTCGGTAAAGAGCGAGTTCGACGGCACGGTCAGCAAGGTGATCTCCAAGGAATGGGACGAGATGCAGGTGGGGGATCCCATGGTCATGCTGGAGGTCGAGGAGTAACCAGACCTCATGATTAATAAACTGCTTATAGCCAACCGGGGCGAGATCGTCCCGCGCATCATCCGGACCTGCCGGGAAATGGGTATCGCCACCGTGGCGGTGCACTCCGAGGCCGACAAGGGCGCGCCCTTTACGGCCCAGGCCGACGAGGCGGTGAACATCGGGCCGGCCAACCCGGCTCAGAGTTATCTGAGCATCGAGGCCATCATCGACGCCGCCAAGCAAACCGGCGCGGACGCGGTGCATCCGGGCTATGGCTTTCTCTCCGAGCGTGGCGCCTTTGCCCAGGCCGTGACCGACGCCGGTCTAACCTGGGTGGGGCCGCCCCCCTCGGTGCTCAAGGCCATCAGCTCCAAGGTGTACGCCCGCAAGCTGGCCGTGGAGGTGGGGGCCTCGGTCACCCCCGGCACCCTGGACCCTGTCTCTGGCCCCGAGGAAGTGGTGGCCTTTGGCGAACAGCACGGCTATCCCCTGTTCCTCAAGCTGGACAAGGGCGGCGGCGGCAAGGGCATCGAAAAGGTGTCCGAGCCTTCCCAGGCGGCCGAGGTGTTCAAGCGGGCCTGTTCCATCGGCGCGATGGCCTTCGGTTCGCCCGCCTGCTACATCGAGACCGTGGTGGAGCGGCCCCGGCACATCGAGGTGCAGTTCATCGCCGACCAGGCGGGCCACGTGGTCTGCCTGGGCGAGCGCGAATGCTCCATCCAGCGCCGTCACCAGAAGATCATCGAGGAAGCCCTTTCCCCGGTGGTGGACGAGGCCACCCGGGCCAAGCTCTACGCCGACACCGCGGCCATCGTAAAAAAGATGGGCTACGTGGGCGCGGGCACCCTGGAGGGGCTACGCACCAAAAACGGCGACCACTACTTCATGGAGGTCAACGCCCGTTTGCAGGTGGAGCATCCGGTGAGCGAGTTCCTCACCGGCGAGGACATCGTGCGCCGCCAGTTGGAGGTGGCCATGGGCCGGGAACTGCCCTGGACCCAAAGCGACATCCTCACCCAGGGCCACGCCATCGAGGCGCGGGTGTATGCCGAGGACCCGGAGACCTTCTACCCCTCCCCCGGCGTGATCAGCCGGGTGGTGCTGCCCCCGGTGGGCGACAACCTGCGGGTGGACCACGCCCTGGCCGACGGCTGCACGGTGCCGCCTTATTACGACCCCATGCTGGCCAAGGTCATCGCCTACGACCAGGACCGCCCCAAGGCCATCGCCCGGCTCATCGAAGCCC contains:
- a CDS encoding biotin-dependent carboxyltransferase family protein codes for the protein MLKIINGGIETLVEDWPGRLGYLGKGMSASGSFDNVGLGLANVLVGNPSGEAGLEITGGFFEAEFTDDHVIAITGTDMQPTINGQPVPMYTSLKVSAGDKIKFLHIGTTGFRSYLAVAGGVDVPAYLGSKSTCIFGAYGGFDGRPLTPGDEVKFGAPSADLGSLEGRKLKPEAMPELVNQWVLRAIPGPNTCPDYATEEGMDLLFSRVSKIQHTSNRSAYRLEELPMSFFARTDGGVGGSHPSNIIDHAYAIRGALNICGNTPILLVADGPTLGGYMCALNVINADLWKVGQGAPGRDFMKFQLCTQEEAVQARKDQKKWLSEDSLA
- a CDS encoding biotin/lipoyl-containing protein, which encodes MEKSVNAIMPGLCARVVVNEGDKVSAGQEVAVINCMKTEISVKSEFDGTVSKVISKEWDEMQVGDPMVMLEVEE
- a CDS encoding acetyl-CoA carboxylase biotin carboxylase subunit translates to MINKLLIANRGEIVPRIIRTCREMGIATVAVHSEADKGAPFTAQADEAVNIGPANPAQSYLSIEAIIDAAKQTGADAVHPGYGFLSERGAFAQAVTDAGLTWVGPPPSVLKAISSKVYARKLAVEVGASVTPGTLDPVSGPEEVVAFGEQHGYPLFLKLDKGGGGKGIEKVSEPSQAAEVFKRACSIGAMAFGSPACYIETVVERPRHIEVQFIADQAGHVVCLGERECSIQRRHQKIIEEALSPVVDEATRAKLYADTAAIVKKMGYVGAGTLEGLRTKNGDHYFMEVNARLQVEHPVSEFLTGEDIVRRQLEVAMGRELPWTQSDILTQGHAIEARVYAEDPETFYPSPGVISRVVLPPVGDNLRVDHALADGCTVPPYYDPMLAKVIAYDQDRPKAIARLIEALKAFEVEGVKTTIPVNLKILEHLQFQAGEMDTSFIAEQLGLE